One Rhodococcus jostii RHA1 DNA segment encodes these proteins:
- a CDS encoding transposase has translation MNTVAAAELIAETGVDMTRFPSAAHLVSWAKFCPQTHQSAGKSMSKGRGKGNPWLAGTLGRIAFANSRADTFLGTRYRRLARRRGKQKAIVATGNSVLTVVYHLLSDPDAEFCDLGPGYYESRINKHRRARDLATQLQALTGQHIAIRDGKAVITDTAA, from the coding sequence GTGAACACCGTTGCCGCCGCCGAGTTGATCGCCGAGACCGGGGTCGACATGACCCGATTCCCATCCGCCGCGCATCTGGTGTCGTGGGCGAAGTTCTGCCCGCAGACCCACCAGTCCGCCGGCAAGTCCATGAGCAAGGGCCGCGGAAAGGGCAACCCATGGCTGGCCGGCACTCTCGGCCGCATCGCGTTCGCCAACTCCCGCGCCGACACCTTCCTGGGCACCCGCTATCGGCGCCTCGCGCGACGCCGCGGCAAGCAGAAGGCGATCGTCGCCACCGGCAACTCGGTACTCACCGTCGTCTACCACCTACTCTCGGACCCAGACGCCGAATTCTGCGACCTCGGGCCCGGATACTACGAATCCCGGATCAACAAACACCGCCGCGCCCGCGACCTCGCCACCCAGCTCCAGGCACTCACCGGCCAGCACATCGCCATCCGCGACGGCAAAGCCGTCATCACCGACACCGCCGCCTGA